One window of Centropristis striata isolate RG_2023a ecotype Rhode Island chromosome 21, C.striata_1.0, whole genome shotgun sequence genomic DNA carries:
- the kctd5b gene encoding BTB/POZ domain-containing protein KCTD5 codes for MAENSSETSSSVHRRCLANSPAERNLSAGVGASKWIRLNVGGTYFLTTRQTLCRDPKSFLYRLSQADPELDSDKDETGAYLIDRDPTYFGPVLNYLRHGKLVLNRDLAEEGVLEEAEFYNITSLIKLIKDKIRERDCKTSQVPVKHVYRVLQCQEEELTQMVSTMSDGWKFEQLVSIGSSYNYGNEDQAEFLCVVSKELHNQSYGTNSEPSEKAKILQERGSRM; via the exons aTGGCAGAGAACAGCTCCGAGACGAGCAGCTCCGTTCACCGGAGATGTTTGGCCAATTCTCCGgcggagagaaacctttcagccgGTGTCGGGGCATCGAAATGGATTCGACTAAACGTCGGCGGAACGTATTTTTTAACAACGAGACAGACGCTGTGTCGGGATCCCAAATCATTTCTGTACAGACTGAGCCAAGCTGACCCCGAGCTCGACTCCGACAAG GATGAAACTGGTGCCTATCTCATAGACAGAGACCCCACATACTTCGGGCCAGTGCTTAACTACTTGAGGCATGGCAAACTGGTGCTCAACAGGGACTTGGCAGAGGAAG gtGTGCTAGAAGAAGCCGAATTCTACAACATCACATCATTAATAAAGCTCATCAAGGACAAGATCAGGGAACGCGACTGCAAAACATCACAG GTTCCAGTGAAGCATGTGTACCGGGTGCTACAGtgccaggaggaggagctgacaCAGATGGTGTCTACCATGTCTGACGGCTGGAAGTTTGAACAG CTGGTCAGCATAGGCTCCTCTTACAACTACGGAAACGAAGACCAAGCCGAGTTCCTGTGTGTTGTCTCCAAGGAGCTGCACAATCAATCATACGGGACAAACAGTGAGCCCAGTGAGAAGGCGaag ATCCTTCAGGAAAGGGGTTCCCGGATGTGA